The genomic segment CTTGAATCCCTCCGTATCGGTGTCGGATTTCTCTGGACGGCGGCGTGGGCGATCATCATGGGCCTCACGATTACGAGTCTGGTCCAGGTCTACGTCTCGAAGGAGCGGATGGCACAGGTGCTGGGTGAGGGCGATCTAACTGGACTTACCAAGGCGACTGTGTTCGGAGCAGCAAGCAGTGGCTGTAGTTTCGGCGCCGTCGCCATCGGGAAGGGCCTGTTCAAGAAGGGGGCGCACGCGGTGAACTTCCTCGCGTTCATGTTCGCGTCGACGAACCTCATCGTCGAACTAGGGCTGATGATTCTCATCCTGCTTGGCTGGGAGTTCCTCGTCGCGGAACTGCTCGGCGGCCTGATTCTCATCGCCGTCATGGCCGCCATCGTCCACCTTACGCTTCCCGAAAACCTGTTTAACGAAGTCCGCGAGAAGCTCAACGAGCGCGACCGCCAGGCGGGCGTCACGGAAGATCCCACCTGCGGGATGGAGGGGAAAGACGAGTACACGCTCACGACCGACGGCGGTGAGACGCTCAAATTCTGCTCGGAGGGCTGTATGGAGACCTATCGCCAGGAGACGTCGAGTAGCGGCGGGTGGCGTGACGAGTTGCTGTCGTGGGGTGGCTGGTACAAGGTCGGGAATCAGTACCGCAAGGAGTGGTCGATGATCTGGAAAGACATCGTCGCCGGCTTCCTTATTTCTGGGTTCGTCATCGTCTTCGTCCCGCAGTGGGTGTGGAACACGCTGTTCATTCAGGGCGACGGCCTGCTCGTGACTGCCGAGAACGCCGTCATGGGCGTCATCATCGCCGTCCTCAGTTTCGTCGGCAGTATGGGCAACGTCCCGTTCGCCGTCGCGCTGTGGGGCGGTGGCGTCAGCTTCGCCGGGATCATCGCGTTCGTCTACGCCGACCTCATCACCGTGCCCGTGCTGAACGTCTACCGGAAGTACTACGGCTGGAAGATCATGCTGTACATCCTTGGCGTCTTCTTCGTGACGATGGCGTTCACTGGCTTCCTCATGGAGTTGCTGTTCGACGCCCTCGGCATCGTACCAGATCTGGCCGGTGGCGAGACGGCGACCGAACAGACGTACTTCGAGCTCAACTACACGTTCTACCTCAATATTATCGCCTTCGCGCTCTCCGGGTTCCTCCTGTATGTCTACCGACGTGGAATCGGCGCACCAGGTCAGTATCGTGATCCGGTGTGTGGCATGCGGACCGACGATGAGGGGCCGAGTGCGTCCAATGATGGGATGACGTACTATTTTTGCTCGAAGACCTGTAAGCGGGCATTCGAGGAAGAGCCCACGGAATTTGCTGATCAAAGCCCGCAGATAACAAACCACGATCACGATCACTGATAGATGTACTGTGGTTCATCCGCTGTGAAGCACTTCATCATCGCACCTTCAATCCGCAATTGTCACACCTGTCGCGCCAAAATTGATTGTATGAGCAGTCAGATATCGAAACAAGGGGATGTCATATGAACCAACGTCCAGCGGATACCGTCGTTGGTGTGCTCCTTGGGTTCGTCCTCTTGGCTGGCGGACTACTCAGTTGGCGGGCCTATCAACAGCGTCGCGCTATCGAGCAGTCGATGGGGCCGATGATGGACTCGTCTATGGGGGCGATTCACGGTCCAGATCCTCTCTGGTACGTGGTTGGAACCCTTCTGGTCGCAGGCAGTATCGGTGGCATCTATTACGTGGTTCGAGGGAATCTCATCGATTCGACAACCGACTCAGCGGATCACATCGACCCCGATCAGGTATCGGAGGCAACGCCTACATCGATCGACGATGACGCCTCGCCGGCGACGCCTATCAATCCTGAATCGGATCCGCAAGCGCGCGTTCTCGATCTCTTACCGGATGATGAACGACGCGTCCTTGAACCCGTCCTGAACTCGCCTGGAATCACGCAGATCGAACTTCGGGATCGATCTGAGTTCTCAAAGAGTAAAGTGAGCCAGACCGTGAGTTCACTCGAGGAGCGCGGGCTGCTGTATCGGGAACGACAGGGTCGAACCTACCGCGTGTATCCGAGTGATGACCTGCAGAACTAACAGACGTAGAAATTCATACTAACACTACCCATCATGTCACAAGCAACACTCGAAACTGATCGCATTAGCCGGGTTCTCAAGTCAAGCACGTGGCTCAATCTCCTCCTCGCCGCACAGTTGATCGCCGGGTTGGTGTACGCATATTTCACAGGAGATATGGGGAGCCGGTGGACCCATTTCGTCCTTCCATTTATTTGGTTCACCGCCTCAGTCTGGGTGATCTGGCACACTCGACCTGTAACGAAACGTCGAGTGTATCGTATTGGTGCCGCACTTGTCGTTGCTCTATATCTCATCGTGATGTTTTATTTTTCAGGATTACTTGGACCGAGCACCTCTCATTTCGGGCAGCTCACTGGACCAAGCGGCTTCGGAATAACGTGGGGTCGATCTTTGGGATGGAGTCCGGTCTTCGTCTATACAGGTGACCTGATCACGGTCTCGCTCATTCCTTACCAAGCGGTTGGCCTGTTCGCGCTGGCGTATCTCGTCTATGATGCATTGCTTGATTTCTCGCAGTCGGCAGTCGGAGGAATAGTCGGGATTGTGGCGTGCCCTGCCTGCGTTAGCCCGTTGTTTGCCGTACTACTTGCAGGCGGACTGAGTGGTTCTTCAACGATGTTATTGCTTGGTGCGTATGGCTACGAAATTGCGACCGTTCTGTTCCTCATGACAATTGGAATCCTCTACCATCGTCAGGCACTCACGAGGCAGTATCACCAGTTCCGAGGGAACTGATCCATCTCGTTCGTGGTCAGCAATACCCGAGCCTCCCTCGCCGCCTGAACCGTGGTTATTGTCTGGATCGCCGCAATGAGGTGAACAGTCTCGACGGATCCCCTTTGCTCTCACCATTCCTCTGATCCTTTCGAATTCGGCAGGTATGAACGATCCCGTCAGTAGAAAACGTTTAGATGGCGTTATAGACGTTCTTGAACGCTCTCCTGTTTGAGTTCTCTCCCACGAAGATAACTCCGAACCCACCGTATGACTACTTGAGGCGAAAAACAATGACCAACCGAAACCTCGGACGATGGCTGCTCGTGGTGCTCGCGATTGTCGGACTCGCGTTTGCCGCCCCGGTAGTTAGCGCACACGGTGACGAACCGATCCAGGGGAACGAGACGGCAGCTGAAGGGACGCCAGCCGATGGTA from the Natronomonas gomsonensis genome contains:
- a CDS encoding permease, whose product is MQATIIDGVLESLRIGVGFLWTAAWAIIMGLTITSLVQVYVSKERMAQVLGEGDLTGLTKATVFGAASSGCSFGAVAIGKGLFKKGAHAVNFLAFMFASTNLIVELGLMILILLGWEFLVAELLGGLILIAVMAAIVHLTLPENLFNEVREKLNERDRQAGVTEDPTCGMEGKDEYTLTTDGGETLKFCSEGCMETYRQETSSSGGWRDELLSWGGWYKVGNQYRKEWSMIWKDIVAGFLISGFVIVFVPQWVWNTLFIQGDGLLVTAENAVMGVIIAVLSFVGSMGNVPFAVALWGGGVSFAGIIAFVYADLITVPVLNVYRKYYGWKIMLYILGVFFVTMAFTGFLMELLFDALGIVPDLAGGETATEQTYFELNYTFYLNIIAFALSGFLLYVYRRGIGAPGQYRDPVCGMRTDDEGPSASNDGMTYYFCSKTCKRAFEEEPTEFADQSPQITNHDHDH
- a CDS encoding helix-turn-helix transcriptional regulator, with translation MNQRPADTVVGVLLGFVLLAGGLLSWRAYQQRRAIEQSMGPMMDSSMGAIHGPDPLWYVVGTLLVAGSIGGIYYVVRGNLIDSTTDSADHIDPDQVSEATPTSIDDDASPATPINPESDPQARVLDLLPDDERRVLEPVLNSPGITQIELRDRSEFSKSKVSQTVSSLEERGLLYRERQGRTYRVYPSDDLQN
- a CDS encoding DUF7546 family protein; its protein translation is MSQATLETDRISRVLKSSTWLNLLLAAQLIAGLVYAYFTGDMGSRWTHFVLPFIWFTASVWVIWHTRPVTKRRVYRIGAALVVALYLIVMFYFSGLLGPSTSHFGQLTGPSGFGITWGRSLGWSPVFVYTGDLITVSLIPYQAVGLFALAYLVYDALLDFSQSAVGGIVGIVACPACVSPLFAVLLAGGLSGSSTMLLLGAYGYEIATVLFLMTIGILYHRQALTRQYHQFRGN